A region from the Cannabis sativa cultivar Pink pepper isolate KNU-18-1 chromosome 9, ASM2916894v1, whole genome shotgun sequence genome encodes:
- the LOC133031235 gene encoding uncharacterized protein LOC133031235: MASSSHVDFDLNEQYAQISLEDEEAGVLIGGDDEGDETTFDDRWCLVGKFLTGRPVDFDAMRHLMASLWQPGKGVFIKELGTNRYLFQFFHELDVQTVIDGSPWTFNRSPLVFHRLNKGEDPKEVALHKLDFWVQIHDLKSGYMLEKVVRSAGAYIGTYVKSDPKNFNGIWREYLRVRTTVDIEKPLKRRMKLCKENGDWIWANFKYEHLPTFCFVCGIIGHADRFCPKRFDQPIDQLVKPYGAALRADLKKKNYLVGAKWLRSGAEEGGGRLAVVVGGV, translated from the coding sequence ATGGCATCGAGCAGTCACGTGGATTTCGATTTGAATGAGCAGTACGCTCAGATTAGTTTGGAGGATGAGGAAGCGGGTGTTCTAATTGGGGGAGATGATGAGGGTGATGAGACGACTTTTGACGATCGGTGGTGTTTGGTGGGGAAGTTTCTGACGGGTCGACCGGTGGACTTTGATGCAATGCGCCACTTAATGGCTTCACTTTGGCAGCCGGGTAAGGGTGTTTTTATCAAGGAGTTGGGTACGAATCGTTATCTTTTTCAGTTTTTCCATGAGTTGGATGTCCAAACCGTTATAGATGGTAGCCCTTGGACGTTCAATCGAAGCCCTCTTGTTTTTCATCGTCTGAATAAGGGAGAAGACCCTAAGGAAGTGGCGCTTCACAAGCTTGATTTCTGGGTTCAGATTCATGACTTGAAATCTGGATACATGTTGGAAAAGGTGGTTCGGAGTGCGGGAGCTTACATAGGTACGTATGTTAAATCGGACCCTAAGAATTTTAATGGTATTTGGAGAGAATACTTGCGTGTTCGTACTACGGTGGATATCGAAAAACCCTTAAAGAGGAGGATGAAACTTTGCAAGGAGAATGGGGATTGGATTTGGGCGAATTTTAAGTATGAACATCTTCCTACCTTTTGCTTTGTTTGTGGAATCATTGGGCATGCGGATAGATTTTGTCCTAAACGCTTTGATCAACCTATTGATCAATTGGTCAAACCGTATGGTGCGGCGCTACGGGCGGATCTGAAGAAGAAAAACTACCTAGTTGGTGCTAAGTGGCTTCGGAGTGGGGCCGAGGAGGGTGGTGGGCggctggccgtggtggtggggGGCGTGTGA